Proteins found in one Microbacterium sp. LWS13-1.2 genomic segment:
- a CDS encoding TetR/AcrR family transcriptional regulator: MANVPAVRNERSRQAILDASISLIDEFGYDKLSIEAIARRACVGKQTIYRWWPSVGAVVLEAATQSLDPVVTFPDTGDFFADMRSQLVGIVKLITTTGFGAAYRGVMAAGQSDSGLLEAVYREVIEQNVTAFRARASVARERGEIRADTDVATLRDILYGVIEYRLLHGMSLEAAYIDALLAVAFDGAR, translated from the coding sequence GTGGCCAACGTGCCCGCGGTCCGAAATGAACGATCGAGACAGGCGATCCTCGATGCCTCGATCTCCCTTATCGATGAGTTCGGCTACGACAAGCTTTCGATCGAGGCCATCGCTCGGCGTGCGTGCGTTGGCAAGCAGACGATCTACCGATGGTGGCCCTCGGTCGGTGCCGTCGTGCTCGAAGCCGCGACGCAGAGCCTGGACCCGGTCGTCACGTTCCCGGACACCGGCGACTTTTTCGCCGACATGCGGTCCCAACTGGTCGGGATCGTGAAGCTGATCACGACCACCGGGTTCGGTGCGGCCTACCGCGGAGTCATGGCGGCTGGCCAATCCGACTCCGGGCTGCTCGAGGCTGTGTATAGGGAGGTCATCGAGCAGAACGTGACTGCCTTCCGGGCGCGCGCATCGGTCGCTCGAGAGCGAGGGGAGATCCGCGCGGACACGGATGTGGCGACCCTCCGCGACATCCTCTACGGAGTGATCGAGTACCGATTGCTCCACGGGATGTCACTGGAGGCGGCCTATATCGATGCGCTGCTCGCCGTCGCGTTCGACGGAGCGCGCTGA
- a CDS encoding small multidrug efflux protein, with amino-acid sequence MASHPYEGLQDFVSGLPEFVQPLIVAGLGMIPYIEGEGSAALGILAGIDPIVAAIAGAAGNILSVVIVVLLSSRVRASVRARRTVTAEGATAVDVLEPRQHAPSDDTKPTRRSKGRQRLGAWMVRFGVPGASILAPLALPTQLTAAFFVASGVNKGWVILWQVVAIVLWTGLVAAAALGVVSLLGWG; translated from the coding sequence ATGGCTTCCCACCCGTATGAGGGGCTCCAGGACTTCGTCTCAGGACTCCCGGAGTTCGTTCAGCCGCTCATCGTCGCCGGTCTGGGGATGATCCCCTACATCGAGGGCGAAGGATCCGCCGCCCTCGGCATCCTCGCGGGAATCGATCCCATCGTCGCCGCCATTGCGGGTGCTGCGGGCAACATCCTCAGCGTGGTGATCGTTGTGCTGCTCAGTTCCCGAGTGCGCGCCTCCGTCCGGGCACGGCGCACCGTCACGGCCGAGGGGGCCACCGCCGTCGATGTGCTCGAACCGCGGCAGCACGCACCATCGGACGATACCAAGCCCACTCGCCGGTCGAAAGGCCGCCAGCGTCTCGGCGCCTGGATGGTGCGGTTCGGCGTTCCGGGAGCGAGCATCCTCGCACCCCTTGCACTACCGACGCAGCTCACCGCCGCATTCTTCGTGGCATCGGGCGTCAATAAGGGCTGGGTGATCCTCTGGCAGGTCGTGGCGATCGTTCTGTGGACGGGGCTCGTGGCCGCCGCCGCGCTCGGCGTGGTGTCGCTGCTCGGATGGGGATGA
- a CDS encoding Arm DNA-binding domain-containing protein: protein MLGKGIETVAVNWEAGGDRWRVVDVDSPPDRALLDRPTSYCLTLWAFHTNKVRYAYGKRRVPRVQVWSSVPRALPAPRQTDKRGFRTKREAENFLASVETPKLRGEWVDPSRSRVRFSEIAEAWYASKIRVKPTRSGYRNSLDKHVLPEWVDVRIVDIDHAQVQSGVARLSTTHSASSTRNVFLVVSGALASHKRAPLPCGIC, encoded by the coding sequence ATGCTTGGGAAAGGCATCGAGACCGTGGCCGTTAATTGGGAAGCAGGCGGCGATCGGTGGAGAGTGGTCGACGTAGATTCGCCGCCAGACCGGGCATTGCTCGACCGTCCGACCTCATATTGCTTAACTCTGTGGGCGTTCCACACGAACAAAGTACGCTATGCATATGGGAAGCGTCGAGTCCCACGAGTCCAAGTCTGGTCGTCGGTACCGCGTGCGCTACCGGCGCCCCGACAAACGGACAAGCGGGGGTTTCGCACCAAGCGCGAGGCGGAGAACTTCCTTGCCTCCGTCGAGACGCCGAAGCTGCGAGGCGAGTGGGTAGACCCGAGTCGCTCACGCGTGCGCTTCTCGGAGATCGCGGAGGCGTGGTACGCCAGCAAGATTCGGGTCAAGCCGACTCGGTCGGGCTACCGAAACTCGCTGGACAAGCATGTGTTGCCCGAATGGGTCGATGTCAGGATCGTCGACATCGACCACGCGCAGGTGCAATCGGGGGTGGCCCGGCTATCGACGACGCATTCCGCGTCCTCGACGCGGAATGTCTTTCTCGTCGTGTCGGGTGCCCTCGCATCTCACAAGCGCGCCCCACTCCCCTGCGGCATCTGTTAA
- a CDS encoding tyrosine-type recombinase/integrase: MHVRRAVADVRGSPVFGTPNTHEQRIVPYPSLLDEGIAVHLATGRRNDLLFSTREGAVLRGGNFRRRGFAPAVAKLQFSAPDGFPHITPHDLRYTAASLAISAGANVKILQRMLCHASAAMTLDVYADLFPEDLTSVSIALDRAARDSFVGKPWARASDDGPNPSL; this comes from the coding sequence GTGCACGTCCGTCGCGCGGTTGCTGACGTGCGTGGCTCCCCTGTCTTCGGCACCCCGAACACCCACGAGCAGCGCATCGTTCCTTATCCGTCTCTGCTCGACGAAGGAATCGCCGTTCACCTCGCGACCGGACGGCGCAACGATCTCCTCTTCTCAACCCGGGAGGGCGCGGTGCTCCGGGGCGGAAACTTCCGTCGGCGCGGGTTCGCGCCGGCGGTCGCCAAGCTTCAGTTCTCGGCGCCTGATGGCTTCCCTCACATCACTCCTCACGACCTCCGCTACACGGCCGCGAGCCTCGCGATCTCTGCCGGCGCGAACGTGAAGATTCTGCAACGAATGCTCTGTCACGCGTCAGCCGCAATGACGCTCGATGTGTACGCAGACCTGTTTCCGGAGGATCTGACGTCCGTCTCGATCGCTCTCGACCGTGCGGCGCGTGATTCGTTCGTGGGCAAACCGTGGGCAAGAGCTTCCGACGACGGTCCGAACCCTTCGCTTTGA
- a CDS encoding M23 family metallopeptidase, which translates to MQPENVTVKTLADDGAECGCAPSASEQRRLWPAMNRRTALGLGILGVAALSATAGTVGPLVSPAYAADYPSWDDVVAAKNNEAAKAAEVTKIQQLIAGLEADVAAKQQIAQQLADEFYVAQQAYFDAALRADQLQQQADTQGAAAVDAANKAGRVAAQLYRNGGDDTSLELFFAGSASSADDLLARLGTMDKLVQRNQDVYAQAVTARDSAQSLSDQAAVQRAERDRLQKVAEEKMVAAQKAAEEAQAALDAQNAKRGELEAQLAALQDTVAKTVADYQEGERIRKEAEAAAAAAAAAAAKAEADRLAQQNGGGGGGGGGAGAVVGSGWARPSSGWRSSGYGPRTVQCGNSYCSSGFHYGVDLAAGCGAGIYAASAGRVVYAGWNGGYGNYIKIDHGGGIGSGYGHIRSGGIFVGVGQWVNAGQLIASEGNTGNSFGCHVHFETYVNNSPVNPIYFMADRGVSV; encoded by the coding sequence GTGCAGCCCGAAAACGTCACCGTGAAGACCCTTGCCGACGACGGCGCGGAGTGCGGGTGCGCCCCTTCCGCGAGCGAGCAGCGGCGGCTATGGCCCGCGATGAACCGGCGCACGGCGCTGGGACTGGGCATTCTGGGCGTCGCCGCGCTGAGCGCGACCGCCGGCACGGTCGGCCCGCTCGTCAGCCCCGCGTACGCCGCGGACTACCCGTCGTGGGACGACGTCGTCGCCGCGAAGAACAACGAGGCGGCCAAGGCCGCCGAGGTCACCAAGATCCAGCAGCTGATCGCCGGGCTCGAGGCCGATGTCGCTGCCAAGCAGCAGATCGCGCAGCAGCTGGCCGACGAGTTCTACGTCGCGCAGCAGGCGTACTTCGACGCGGCGCTGCGTGCCGACCAGCTGCAGCAGCAGGCCGACACGCAGGGGGCGGCTGCGGTGGATGCCGCGAACAAGGCCGGCCGCGTCGCCGCCCAGCTGTATCGCAACGGTGGCGACGACACATCGCTTGAGCTCTTCTTCGCGGGCTCGGCCTCGTCGGCCGACGACCTGCTCGCTCGCCTGGGCACGATGGACAAGCTCGTGCAGCGCAACCAGGACGTCTACGCGCAGGCGGTGACCGCCCGCGACTCGGCACAGAGCCTGAGCGATCAGGCCGCGGTGCAGCGTGCCGAGCGCGACCGGCTCCAGAAGGTCGCCGAAGAGAAGATGGTCGCCGCGCAGAAGGCTGCCGAAGAGGCACAGGCCGCACTCGACGCGCAGAACGCCAAGCGCGGCGAGCTCGAGGCGCAACTCGCCGCCCTGCAGGACACGGTCGCCAAGACGGTCGCCGACTATCAAGAGGGCGAGCGCATCCGCAAAGAGGCCGAAGCCGCCGCCGCGGCCGCGGCCGCCGCAGCAGCCAAGGCCGAGGCCGATCGCCTCGCCCAGCAGAACGGCGGTGGCGGCGGAGGTGGCGGCGGCGCCGGAGCCGTCGTCGGATCCGGCTGGGCGCGTCCATCGTCGGGCTGGCGCAGCTCGGGCTACGGCCCCCGCACCGTGCAGTGCGGCAACAGCTATTGCTCCAGCGGGTTCCACTATGGCGTCGACCTCGCCGCCGGCTGCGGGGCGGGCATCTACGCCGCCTCGGCCGGACGCGTCGTGTACGCCGGCTGGAACGGCGGCTACGGCAACTACATCAAGATCGACCACGGCGGCGGCATCGGCAGCGGCTACGGCCACATCCGCAGCGGCGGAATCTTCGTGGGCGTGGGGCAGTGGGTCAATGCGGGCCAGCTCATCGCGAGCGAGGGCAACACCGGCAACTCGTTCGGCTGCCACGTCCACTTCGAGACGTACGTCAACAACTCCCCGGTGAACCCGATCTACTTCATGGCCGACCGCGGAGTCTCGGTCTGA
- a CDS encoding inorganic diphosphatase has protein sequence MGAYDAVIEIPRGSRVKYEVDHGTGRVFLDRILYTAFGYPTNYGFFENTLGEDGDPLDVLVLLDFDLAPGVLASVRPVGVLKMSDEAGGDDKVVAVLGKDPRWAHIQDVNDIPEFTRKEIEHFFEHYKDLEPNKWVKVDEWASAAEAERLVGEAFDRFKEHEGQTATQGEGVAPNTL, from the coding sequence ATGGGCGCGTACGACGCCGTCATCGAGATCCCGCGCGGCAGCCGCGTGAAGTACGAGGTCGACCACGGCACCGGCCGGGTCTTCCTCGACCGCATCCTCTACACCGCGTTCGGGTACCCCACCAACTACGGGTTCTTCGAGAACACCCTGGGCGAGGACGGCGACCCGCTCGACGTGCTCGTGCTGCTCGACTTCGACCTCGCCCCCGGCGTGCTCGCGAGCGTCCGCCCGGTCGGCGTGCTGAAGATGAGCGACGAGGCCGGCGGCGACGACAAGGTCGTCGCAGTGCTCGGCAAGGACCCGCGCTGGGCGCACATCCAGGACGTGAACGACATCCCGGAGTTCACCCGCAAGGAGATCGAGCACTTCTTCGAGCACTACAAGGACCTCGAGCCCAACAAGTGGGTCAAGGTCGACGAGTGGGCGAGCGCGGCCGAGGCCGAGCGTCTCGTCGGCGAGGCCTTCGACCGCTTCAAGGAGCACGAGGGCCAGACCGCGACCCAGGGTGAGGGCGTCGCACCGAACACCCTCTGA
- a CDS encoding IS30 family transposase has protein sequence MESVVAELALRFRLDAVQQAWAGFQAGLFASEVGEQIGVNRTTAKRMLVAAGGVRPRRGRNLQGRYLSFVEREEIAVGVASGESVRSIARRIGRAPSTVSRELTRNAVRGRYRASTAQMTAIGRAERPKPAKLATNLPLRARVEQDLAKRRSPEQIAGRLRREFPDEPEMQVSAETIYQSLYVQSRGALKQELTRYLRTGRGLRHPSRKVGQRKNRIPNMVNISKRPPEASDRAVPGSWEGDLIIGAGNLSAIGTLVERHSNFTMLVHLPDGYRPDQVAPALTRKIQQLPVQLRGALTWDQGPEMRDWEQVRIDTGIDVFFCDPHSPWQRGINENTNGLLRQYFPKGTSLDGFTEGQLDAVAHELNDRPRKRLEFQTPNEIIKSVLLR, from the coding sequence GTGGAGAGTGTTGTGGCGGAGTTGGCGTTGCGGTTTCGGCTGGATGCGGTTCAGCAGGCGTGGGCGGGCTTTCAGGCCGGCCTGTTCGCGAGCGAGGTGGGTGAGCAGATCGGCGTGAATCGCACGACCGCGAAACGGATGCTCGTTGCTGCCGGCGGGGTCAGGCCGCGTCGTGGCCGGAATCTGCAGGGGCGGTATCTGTCGTTCGTCGAGCGGGAAGAGATCGCGGTCGGCGTCGCCAGCGGCGAGTCGGTGCGGTCGATCGCAAGACGGATCGGACGCGCGCCGTCGACGGTGTCGCGGGAACTGACCCGCAACGCCGTGCGCGGACGGTATCGGGCGTCGACGGCGCAGATGACGGCGATCGGTCGCGCAGAGAGGCCGAAGCCCGCGAAGCTCGCGACCAACCTGCCGCTGCGTGCGAGAGTGGAGCAGGACCTGGCCAAGCGCCGATCGCCGGAGCAGATCGCCGGCCGGCTGCGGCGAGAGTTCCCCGATGAGCCGGAGATGCAGGTGAGCGCGGAGACGATCTACCAGTCGCTCTACGTGCAGTCCCGTGGGGCGCTGAAACAGGAGCTGACCCGGTATCTACGCACCGGGCGGGGGCTACGCCACCCGAGCCGAAAGGTGGGACAGAGGAAGAACCGGATCCCCAACATGGTCAACATCTCGAAGCGGCCGCCGGAGGCGAGCGACCGCGCCGTCCCAGGAAGTTGGGAAGGCGACCTGATCATCGGCGCGGGGAACTTGTCTGCGATCGGCACTCTCGTGGAACGGCACTCGAACTTCACGATGCTCGTTCACCTGCCCGACGGTTACAGACCCGACCAAGTCGCTCCCGCGCTGACGCGGAAGATTCAACAGCTCCCGGTGCAGCTGCGTGGCGCGCTGACGTGGGATCAGGGTCCGGAGATGCGCGACTGGGAACAGGTCCGCATCGATACCGGCATCGACGTGTTCTTCTGCGACCCGCACTCGCCCTGGCAGCGCGGCATCAACGAGAACACCAATGGGCTGCTTCGCCAGTACTTCCCGAAAGGCACCAGCCTCGATGGGTTCACCGAAGGACAGCTCGACGCCGTCGCCCACGAACTCAACGACCGACCCCGCAAGCGACTCGAGTTTCAGACCCCGAATGAGATCATCAAATCTGTCCTGTTGCGATGA
- the tilS gene encoding tRNA lysidine(34) synthetase TilS: MEERRPGLDPAVAEVRLAVRRALTGLEPGATLVVALSGGADSLALAAATAFEAPKLGLRAAAVTVDHGLQDGSTDAAAAAMAKAQALGLGARVVRVEVTGAGGPEAAAREARYAALLDAARAAGATAILLGHTLDDQAETVLLGLARGAGAASLQGMAAGADLDGVLVLRPLLDVRRTTTRAACAAEGLDPWDDPQNGDPRFARVRVRETVLPVLEAELGPGIAEALARTAAQLREDAEAFDEMIDETIEDIVEHAEAGISVSVAALAANPAALRNRIIRHVVASEFHQSLTRSQTIEVARLATDWSGQGPIDLPGCRARRVGGRIEFAAR, encoded by the coding sequence GTGGAGGAGCGCAGACCCGGACTCGACCCCGCCGTCGCCGAGGTGCGCCTCGCTGTGCGGCGGGCACTCACCGGCCTCGAGCCGGGTGCCACGTTGGTCGTGGCGCTGTCTGGCGGCGCCGATTCGCTCGCCCTCGCCGCGGCGACCGCGTTCGAGGCGCCGAAGCTCGGTCTGCGTGCCGCAGCGGTCACGGTGGACCACGGACTGCAGGACGGGTCGACGGATGCCGCGGCCGCCGCCATGGCGAAAGCGCAGGCGCTCGGACTCGGCGCCCGCGTCGTCCGCGTCGAGGTCACCGGAGCCGGCGGGCCGGAGGCCGCCGCTCGTGAGGCGCGCTATGCCGCCCTGCTCGACGCGGCCCGCGCCGCCGGCGCGACGGCGATCCTGCTCGGCCACACGCTCGATGACCAGGCCGAGACGGTCCTGCTGGGACTCGCGCGCGGCGCCGGCGCCGCCAGCCTGCAGGGCATGGCCGCAGGCGCCGATCTCGACGGCGTTCTCGTGCTGCGCCCGCTGCTCGACGTGCGCCGGACGACGACGCGCGCGGCGTGCGCGGCCGAGGGGCTCGACCCCTGGGACGACCCGCAGAACGGCGATCCCCGCTTCGCGCGGGTGCGCGTGCGCGAGACTGTGCTGCCGGTGCTCGAGGCCGAGCTCGGGCCGGGCATCGCCGAGGCGCTCGCTCGCACGGCCGCGCAGCTGCGCGAAGACGCCGAGGCCTTCGACGAGATGATCGACGAGACGATCGAAGACATCGTCGAGCACGCCGAAGCCGGCATCTCGGTGTCGGTCGCGGCTCTCGCGGCCAACCCTGCCGCGCTGCGGAACCGCATCATCCGGCACGTGGTGGCCAGCGAGTTCCACCAGAGCCTGACGCGGTCGCAGACGATCGAGGTGGCGCGCCTCGCCACCGACTGGTCGGGCCAGGGGCCCATCGATCTGCCCGGATGCCGCGCTCGTCGCGTCGGCGGCCGCATCGAGTTCGCCGCGCGCTGA
- a CDS encoding alpha/beta hydrolase has product MTLPGLAADPGEGSVDGIRDLAAFFRARAGAERDRSTHAHSALRALTAVTAVSVDALRPPISVAAGRFTDVADAADEAAVVLDEHADALADLQRRAASARDEAESDHAAIQTRRSIALNAASEFVVGWTLEWDDVLPSWLYLDDPSLLDRWQGAIDDYRGSRDAYNALRDERDQLDHDTAARLAGIPLIAEITHDGVVDAGGLVAATALWAGDTDAVTAEQIAALGDPELIRQVWDSLDRAEKDALIAASPHVIGNLDGIPIGDRVAANRLNIEDEIAAREAEIERLERLRDAAVDRSYQGQGAVEQVYDDLIAEQQRLIDYYEGLLTQEIQVVDETGAVRTETGARVVVFDPAHQAIATYHGPLDPVTGDIPSWVRSVAISVPGTGSNMTDFGDDRAADLQAAAGPSTAVFQWAGGAFPQSIPEAMSTSYSHDLAPRLRDFAAGIAVPGSATLTVLGHSYGGAAVGLAEAAGLRADRVLYVAAAGMGDGVSGVDDFPHTSDVPHYAMMSRNDMVVGLIQGSEGDLHALHGQSTLTAGGVTRLETGVIDAARADSDDIEDYNVAGNGMPSAIDSHSSLYTPGSTAFENMVAVITGGQAEVYAENEIIVAGGQPIVIDGIDRDDYEPVYTEVD; this is encoded by the coding sequence ATGACGCTGCCGGGCCTGGCGGCCGACCCCGGCGAGGGCAGTGTCGACGGGATCCGCGACCTCGCCGCGTTCTTCCGCGCCCGGGCCGGTGCCGAGCGCGACCGCAGCACCCACGCGCACAGCGCGCTGCGCGCGCTCACCGCTGTCACGGCCGTGAGCGTGGACGCGCTGAGGCCGCCCATCAGCGTGGCCGCCGGCCGCTTCACCGACGTCGCGGACGCCGCCGACGAGGCGGCCGTGGTGCTCGACGAGCACGCCGACGCGCTGGCCGACCTGCAGCGCCGCGCCGCGTCGGCGCGGGACGAGGCCGAGTCCGATCACGCGGCGATCCAGACCCGGCGTTCCATCGCGCTGAACGCGGCGTCGGAGTTCGTCGTGGGCTGGACGTTGGAGTGGGACGACGTGCTCCCGTCGTGGCTCTATCTCGACGACCCTTCGCTCCTCGACCGCTGGCAGGGGGCGATCGACGACTACCGCGGCTCGCGCGACGCGTACAACGCGCTGCGCGACGAGCGCGACCAGCTCGACCACGACACGGCTGCTCGGCTGGCCGGCATCCCGCTCATCGCGGAGATCACCCACGATGGTGTCGTGGATGCCGGAGGCCTCGTCGCGGCTACGGCGCTGTGGGCCGGCGACACCGACGCCGTCACAGCCGAGCAGATCGCCGCGCTCGGGGACCCCGAGCTCATCAGGCAGGTCTGGGACAGCCTCGACCGGGCGGAGAAGGATGCGCTGATCGCGGCGTCCCCGCACGTCATCGGCAATCTCGACGGCATCCCCATCGGCGACCGCGTCGCCGCGAACCGCCTCAACATCGAGGACGAGATCGCTGCCCGCGAGGCGGAGATCGAGCGGCTGGAACGGCTGCGCGACGCCGCGGTGGACCGCTCCTACCAGGGCCAGGGCGCCGTCGAGCAGGTGTACGACGACCTCATCGCCGAGCAGCAGCGCCTGATCGACTACTACGAGGGTCTGCTGACGCAGGAGATCCAGGTCGTCGACGAGACCGGGGCGGTGCGCACCGAGACCGGCGCCCGGGTGGTGGTCTTCGACCCGGCGCACCAGGCCATCGCGACGTATCACGGGCCCCTCGACCCCGTGACCGGCGACATTCCGTCGTGGGTGCGCTCCGTGGCCATCTCGGTTCCCGGCACCGGATCCAACATGACCGACTTCGGCGACGACCGCGCCGCCGACCTGCAGGCGGCCGCCGGCCCCAGCACCGCGGTGTTCCAGTGGGCGGGCGGGGCGTTCCCGCAGTCCATCCCCGAGGCGATGAGCACGTCGTACTCGCACGACCTCGCGCCGCGGCTGCGCGACTTCGCCGCCGGCATCGCCGTCCCCGGCAGCGCGACGCTGACCGTGCTCGGCCACAGCTACGGCGGAGCGGCCGTCGGGCTCGCCGAAGCGGCGGGGCTGCGCGCCGACCGGGTGCTCTACGTCGCCGCAGCGGGCATGGGCGACGGTGTCTCGGGAGTGGACGACTTCCCGCATACTTCAGACGTGCCCCACTACGCGATGATGAGCCGCAACGACATGGTCGTCGGGCTCATCCAGGGCAGCGAGGGCGACCTGCACGCCCTCCACGGGCAGTCGACTCTCACCGCCGGCGGGGTCACGCGCCTCGAGACGGGCGTGATCGACGCCGCGCGCGCCGACAGCGACGACATCGAGGACTACAACGTCGCCGGCAACGGCATGCCGTCGGCGATCGACAGCCACAGCTCGCTGTACACACCCGGATCGACGGCGTTCGAGAACATGGTCGCGGTGATCACCGGCGGACAGGCCGAGGTGTACGCCGAGAACGAGATCATCGTCGCGGGCGGGCAGCCGATCGTGATCGACGGCATCGACCGCGACGACTACGAACCCGTCTACACGGAGGTCGACTGA
- the hpt gene encoding hypoxanthine phosphoribosyltransferase yields the protein MRAADVSSDLTEVLVTEEEIRAKLDEIAAQVDADYADEDLLLVGVLKGAVMVMADFSRALTTHITMDWMAVSSYGAGTKSSGVVQIRKDLDTDILGKHVLIVEDIIDSGLTLSWLLENFAARGAASVEVFALLRKPEAAKVEVRCKYVGFDIPTEFVVGYGLDYAEKYRNLRDVAVLAPHVYS from the coding sequence ATGCGCGCGGCCGACGTCTCCAGCGACCTCACGGAAGTCCTCGTCACAGAGGAGGAGATCCGAGCCAAGCTCGACGAGATCGCGGCGCAGGTCGACGCGGACTACGCGGACGAGGACCTGCTGCTGGTCGGCGTCCTCAAGGGCGCGGTCATGGTGATGGCGGACTTCTCCCGTGCGCTCACCACGCACATCACGATGGACTGGATGGCCGTCTCGTCGTACGGCGCGGGCACCAAGTCCAGCGGTGTCGTGCAGATCCGCAAGGACCTCGACACCGACATCCTCGGCAAGCACGTGCTGATCGTCGAGGACATCATCGACTCGGGCCTCACGCTCAGCTGGCTGCTGGAGAACTTCGCGGCCCGCGGCGCGGCATCCGTCGAGGTCTTCGCACTGCTGCGCAAGCCCGAGGCCGCCAAGGTCGAGGTGCGCTGCAAGTACGTCGGCTTCGACATCCCGACGGAGTTCGTCGTCGGGTACGGCCTCGACTACGCCGAGAAGTACCGCAACCTCCGCGACGTCGCGGTCCTCGCACCTCACGTCTACTCGTAG